In Paractinoplanes brasiliensis, the following proteins share a genomic window:
- a CDS encoding hydrogenase maturation nickel metallochaperone HypA/HybF, translated as MHELSIAESVVAAVCERAGDRRVHSVRMRIGAFTAVVPDAMQFCFGLAVEGTVADGARLDIEHRPGAVHCRACGADTDLADMLLLCPCGSADVAVTAGRELQIVSMEVG; from the coding sequence ATGCACGAATTGTCGATCGCCGAGAGCGTGGTGGCGGCGGTGTGCGAGCGGGCCGGCGACCGCCGGGTGCACAGCGTCCGGATGCGGATCGGCGCGTTCACCGCGGTGGTGCCGGACGCCATGCAGTTCTGCTTCGGACTGGCCGTCGAGGGCACCGTCGCCGACGGCGCGCGGCTGGACATCGAGCACCGGCCCGGTGCCGTGCACTGCCGCGCGTGCGGCGCCGACACCGACCTTGCCGACATGCTGCTGCTGTGCCCGTGCGGCAGCGCCGACGTGGCCGTGACCGCCGGCCGCGAGCTGCAGATCGTCTCGATGGAGGTGGGCTGA
- the hypB gene encoding hydrogenase nickel incorporation protein HypB produces MRATRRPSAPHDHPHAHSPATETISLEEKVLARNDAIAAEVRSRLAHRGIVAVNLMSSPGSGKTTLLERTIRDLDGDRPVAVIEGDQETPLDAERIRRTGCAVVQVNTGAGCHLDAAMMRAAVNKLDPSPGTLLFVENVGNLICPALFDLGERAKVVIISVTEGADKPLKYPHMFAVADLVLVNKVDLLPYVDFDLDACRRHVSAVNAGARVLALSATRGDDVDAWYDWLTAPAIR; encoded by the coding sequence ATGCGGGCAACCCGACGACCGTCCGCACCCCACGATCACCCCCACGCCCACAGCCCGGCCACCGAGACGATCTCCCTCGAGGAGAAGGTGCTGGCCCGCAACGACGCGATCGCTGCGGAGGTCCGCAGCCGGCTGGCCCACCGTGGCATCGTCGCGGTCAACCTGATGAGTTCGCCCGGCTCGGGCAAGACCACGTTGCTGGAACGGACGATCCGGGATCTGGACGGTGACCGTCCGGTCGCGGTGATCGAGGGCGATCAGGAGACACCGCTGGACGCCGAGCGGATCCGCCGCACCGGCTGCGCCGTGGTGCAGGTCAACACGGGCGCCGGTTGCCACCTGGACGCGGCGATGATGCGTGCGGCGGTGAACAAGCTGGATCCGTCACCGGGAACCCTGCTGTTCGTGGAGAACGTGGGCAATCTCATCTGTCCGGCGCTGTTCGACCTCGGCGAGCGCGCCAAGGTGGTGATCATCTCGGTGACCGAGGGGGCCGACAAGCCGCTGAAGTACCCGCACATGTTCGCGGTGGCGGATCTCGTGCTGGTGAACAAGGTGGACCTCCTGCCGTACGTGGACTTCGACCTCGACGCCTGCCGCCGGCATGTGTCGGCGGTCAATGCCGGGGCGCGAGTGCTGGCGCTGTCGGCCACCCGCGGCGACGACGTCGATGCCTGGTACGACTGGCTCACGGCACCCGCCATCAGGTGA
- a CDS encoding NifU family protein has translation MNATDDAAEQTAERVGQLLAELRARPDRRAAEAAEQLTACLVQLYGAGLARIAERLGPARLADLCADPLVESLLLVHDLHPMDTAARIRRALDRMRPAAGVDVLGVDRDGTAHLRLAGGGGCPSSRQAVVRQVEAVVMRAAPELSGVDVVVPPAPLPLLQVSARPRPAGR, from the coding sequence GTGAACGCCACCGACGACGCCGCGGAGCAGACCGCCGAGCGCGTCGGCCAGCTGCTCGCGGAGCTGCGCGCGCGGCCCGACCGGCGCGCCGCCGAGGCCGCCGAGCAGCTGACGGCGTGCCTCGTCCAGTTGTACGGCGCCGGGTTGGCCCGGATCGCCGAGCGGCTCGGCCCGGCCCGGCTCGCCGACCTGTGCGCTGATCCGCTGGTGGAGAGCCTGCTGCTGGTGCACGACCTGCATCCGATGGACACCGCGGCGCGGATCCGGCGTGCGCTGGACCGGATGCGACCCGCGGCCGGGGTCGACGTGCTCGGCGTGGACCGGGACGGGACGGCACACCTGCGCCTCGCCGGCGGTGGTGGCTGCCCGTCGTCCCGGCAGGCGGTGGTGCGGCAGGTCGAAGCGGTCGTCATGCGGGCCGCGCCGGAGCTGTCCGGCGTGGACGTGGTGGTCCCGCCGGCGCCGCTCCCGCTGCTGCAGGTGTCGGCCCGGCCGAGGCCGGCCGGGCGGTGA
- a CDS encoding hydrogenase expression protein HypE, whose translation MNGLSADEDEVLHILWMNGGLSCDGESVSLTAASQPSIEDLVLGALPGLPQIALHWPYLSFENGPDGAADSFIEWFHRADRGELDPFILIVEGSVPDEDNKGDGYWSGFGNDPLTGQPITTTQWLDRLAPKATAVMAVGTCAAYGGIHAMAGNPTGAMGVPDYLGRDWRSRAGLPIVCVPGCPTPPDNLSETILHLLYQVSGQAATMPLDEELRPSWLFETTVHSGCDRASYYDQNDFASGYGSSTCLVKVGCWGQVVRCNVAKRGWINGVGGCPNVGGICIGCTMPGFPDKFMPFMETPVAGGIPSGDVYAPVVKTLRGFTVRIAG comes from the coding sequence GTGAACGGCCTGTCCGCCGATGAGGACGAAGTGCTGCACATCCTCTGGATGAACGGCGGGCTCAGCTGCGACGGCGAGTCGGTGTCGCTGACCGCGGCGTCCCAGCCGAGCATCGAGGACCTGGTGCTGGGTGCGCTGCCCGGGCTGCCGCAGATCGCGCTGCACTGGCCGTACCTCAGCTTTGAGAACGGCCCGGACGGCGCCGCCGACAGCTTCATCGAGTGGTTCCACCGCGCGGACCGCGGCGAGCTGGATCCGTTCATCCTGATCGTCGAGGGCTCGGTGCCGGATGAGGACAACAAGGGCGACGGGTACTGGAGCGGGTTCGGCAACGATCCGCTGACCGGCCAGCCGATCACCACCACGCAGTGGCTGGACCGGCTCGCTCCCAAGGCCACCGCGGTGATGGCGGTGGGCACCTGTGCGGCGTACGGCGGCATCCACGCGATGGCCGGCAATCCCACCGGCGCCATGGGCGTGCCGGACTACCTGGGACGGGATTGGCGGTCCCGCGCCGGGCTGCCGATCGTCTGCGTGCCGGGCTGCCCCACCCCTCCGGACAACCTCTCCGAGACCATCCTGCACCTTCTCTATCAGGTCAGCGGGCAGGCGGCGACCATGCCGCTGGACGAAGAACTGCGGCCGAGCTGGTTGTTCGAGACCACCGTGCACTCCGGATGCGACCGGGCGTCCTACTACGACCAGAACGACTTCGCCTCCGGGTACGGGTCGTCGACCTGCCTGGTCAAGGTGGGGTGCTGGGGCCAGGTGGTGCGCTGCAACGTCGCCAAACGGGGGTGGATCAACGGGGTGGGCGGCTGTCCCAACGTCGGCGGCATCTGCATCGGCTGCACCATGCCCGGGTTCCCGGACAAGTTCATGCCGTTCATGGAGACACCGGTGGCCGGCGGCATCCCGTCCGGCGATGTGTACGCACCGGTGGTCAAGACCCTCCGCGGCTTCACGGTGCGGATAGCCGGCTGA
- a CDS encoding helix-turn-helix domain-containing protein — MPAPPDPRTGHIEVLPLMVVAQAFPARPSALPDVRDFVRRQLTDTRLSDDDVRILGERVADVLLDAAGSSGAIQVSLRIFPDSAEVDVLFSPDPAVAAGPAGSPRRGAPPAAGTSPAADRGARIADHRPRPAPEPEALQAPPDNGSPSFAAWLSNRLRAEGLTMDAAARRLEVSTKTISRWVSGTTEPRLRDLYRIRDVFGEPPFR, encoded by the coding sequence ATGCCGGCGCCTCCCGATCCCCGCACCGGGCACATCGAGGTTCTCCCGCTCATGGTCGTCGCGCAGGCCTTTCCGGCGCGGCCCTCGGCGCTTCCGGACGTCCGCGACTTCGTCCGCCGGCAACTGACCGACACGCGGTTGTCCGACGACGACGTCCGCATCCTCGGCGAGCGGGTCGCCGACGTGCTGCTGGACGCGGCCGGTTCCAGCGGTGCCATCCAGGTGTCCCTGCGGATCTTCCCCGACTCGGCCGAGGTGGACGTGCTGTTCTCGCCGGACCCGGCGGTGGCGGCCGGCCCGGCCGGGTCGCCGCGCCGAGGCGCACCGCCGGCGGCCGGCACCAGCCCGGCCGCCGACCGCGGCGCCCGGATCGCGGACCATCGGCCCCGGCCCGCGCCCGAGCCCGAGGCGCTGCAAGCGCCGCCGGACAACGGGTCGCCGTCGTTTGCCGCCTGGTTGTCCAATCGGCTCCGCGCCGAGGGTCTGACCATGGACGCGGCCGCCCGGCGGCTGGAGGTGTCCACCAAGACGATCAGCCGCTGGGTGAGCGGCACGACCGAGCCGCGCCTGCGCGATCTCTACCGCATCCGGGACGTCTTCGGCGAGCCGCCGTTCCGCTGA
- a CDS encoding glycoside hydrolase family 5 protein — MRRSRFNQNPTKVRRWQVAAVAGVTVLGVGVGLGVASAGESVPTVNCPKLTIGVAVPAQQQADVQRNLELLNQQIDEADKRIVSTQGQGGPNFVQNAILGPLRDKRFATIERIETAIARNAARPDLDAEGLAPCTLNQKGGASGQQPTAVPTVAAPATTAPTAAPTTAAPQESVPAEAEETTAPPAGDDADDQEAPAGTPVARNGRLQVCGVQLCNEAGTAIQLRGMSSHGLQFFPNCVNENSLDALRNDWNADFIRLSMYAQEGGLETDPAGFTAKVNGLVDDATELGLYVIVDFHVLTPGDPNANTDLAKKFFADVTAAHRDKDNVIYEIANEPNGVSWDGIKNYADQVIPVIRRNAPDSVVLVGTRGFSSLGLTDGADETEILDDPIGFENIMYTFHFYAASHGADRRTVVARAAQKLPLFVSEFGTQTFTGDGGNDFASTDAWLDLLKDNKIGYAMWSLSDGRETNSAFVQGTCAGTNFAGAGVLTESGRYIRSRILTGVGSAN; from the coding sequence ATGCGTAGATCCCGATTCAATCAGAACCCGACCAAGGTGCGCCGATGGCAGGTCGCCGCGGTGGCCGGGGTCACCGTGCTCGGCGTCGGTGTCGGTTTGGGGGTCGCCTCCGCCGGTGAGTCGGTGCCGACCGTCAACTGCCCGAAACTGACCATCGGCGTCGCCGTGCCCGCCCAGCAGCAGGCCGACGTGCAACGCAACCTGGAACTGCTCAACCAGCAGATCGACGAGGCCGACAAGCGGATCGTCAGCACCCAGGGCCAGGGCGGCCCCAACTTCGTGCAGAACGCGATCCTCGGTCCGCTGCGGGACAAGCGGTTCGCCACCATCGAACGGATCGAGACCGCGATCGCCCGCAACGCCGCCCGCCCCGACCTCGACGCCGAGGGCCTGGCCCCGTGCACGCTGAACCAGAAGGGTGGCGCGTCCGGGCAGCAGCCGACCGCGGTCCCGACCGTCGCGGCGCCGGCCACCACCGCCCCGACTGCCGCGCCGACCACCGCGGCGCCGCAGGAGAGCGTCCCGGCCGAGGCCGAGGAGACCACCGCCCCGCCCGCGGGCGACGACGCTGACGACCAGGAGGCGCCGGCGGGCACCCCGGTGGCGCGCAACGGCCGGCTCCAGGTCTGCGGGGTGCAGCTCTGCAACGAGGCCGGCACCGCGATCCAGCTGCGCGGCATGAGCAGTCACGGGCTGCAGTTCTTCCCGAACTGCGTGAACGAGAACTCGCTAGACGCGCTGCGCAACGACTGGAACGCCGACTTCATCCGGCTCAGCATGTACGCACAGGAGGGCGGTCTGGAGACCGACCCGGCCGGTTTCACCGCCAAGGTCAACGGCCTGGTCGACGACGCCACGGAGCTGGGCCTCTACGTGATCGTCGACTTCCACGTCCTCACCCCGGGCGACCCTAACGCGAACACGGACCTGGCCAAGAAGTTCTTCGCCGACGTGACCGCCGCGCACCGGGACAAGGACAACGTCATCTACGAGATCGCCAACGAGCCCAACGGGGTCAGCTGGGACGGCATCAAGAACTACGCCGACCAGGTCATCCCGGTGATCCGCCGGAACGCCCCGGACAGCGTCGTGCTGGTCGGCACCCGCGGGTTCTCGTCGCTCGGCCTGACCGACGGCGCCGACGAGACCGAGATCCTCGACGACCCGATCGGCTTCGAGAACATCATGTACACGTTCCACTTCTACGCGGCCTCGCACGGCGCCGACCGCCGTACGGTCGTCGCCCGCGCGGCGCAGAAGCTCCCGCTGTTCGTCAGCGAGTTCGGCACCCAGACCTTCACCGGTGACGGCGGCAACGACTTCGCCAGCACCGACGCCTGGCTGGACCTGCTCAAGGACAACAAGATCGGGTACGCCATGTGGAGCCTCTCCGACGGCCGCGAGACCAACTCGGCCTTCGTGCAGGGCACCTGCGCCGGGACGAACTTCGCCGGCGCCGGCGTGCTGACCGAGTCGGGCCGGTACATCCGCAGCCGCATTCTCACCGGTGTCGGCAGCGCGAACTGA
- a CDS encoding PadR family transcriptional regulator has product MKADAQALKGHLDVLLLAALDDGPRHGYAVKEALREGSGGRFDLPTGTIYPALHRLEDAGLVAGAWSVVDGRRRRTYHLTPAGHRRLHADRGSWRDFAAAVTAILDGKSWPAAT; this is encoded by the coding sequence ATGAAGGCCGATGCCCAGGCGCTGAAGGGTCACCTTGACGTGCTGCTGCTCGCGGCGCTCGATGACGGTCCGCGCCACGGTTATGCGGTCAAGGAGGCGCTGCGTGAGGGCAGCGGCGGCCGGTTCGATCTGCCGACCGGAACCATCTACCCGGCCCTGCATCGGCTGGAGGATGCGGGGCTGGTTGCCGGGGCGTGGTCAGTCGTCGACGGGCGCCGCCGGCGGACCTACCACTTGACGCCTGCCGGGCATCGGCGGTTGCACGCCGACCGGGGCTCGTGGCGCGATTTCGCTGCCGCGGTCACCGCCATCCTGGACGGTAAGTCATGGCCGGCTGCCACCTGA
- a CDS encoding ATP-binding cassette domain-containing protein — protein sequence MTDQPAVAANGLVKRFGGVTALSGLDLVVLPGQVLGLLGPNGAGKTTAVRILTTLLVPDAGSAHIFGRDVIREPARVRPLLGLSGQYAAVDAYLTGRENLRMIGRLSGLTRRGARRRADELLELLDLTAAADRTARTLSGGTRRRLDVAASLVIQPPVLFLDEPTTGLDPRGRTHLWRLLEEVVANGTAVVLTTQYLEEADRLADQIVVLDSGQVIAAGSPQRLKSQIGGDRLELQAAPDTDPHQLAVAMSGLGAPPSVDRGTARVLVAVNGGPGILPDVARRLAAGGLRVTELALRRPTLDEVFLALTDHPRPSTRAAAGTGTKP from the coding sequence ATGACTGATCAGCCTGCGGTAGCGGCGAACGGCCTGGTCAAGCGGTTCGGCGGGGTGACCGCGCTGAGCGGACTCGACTTGGTGGTGCTGCCCGGGCAAGTGCTCGGTCTGCTCGGCCCGAACGGAGCCGGCAAGACCACCGCGGTACGCATCCTGACCACGCTGCTGGTTCCGGACGCCGGAAGCGCCCACATCTTCGGACGAGATGTCATACGTGAACCGGCGCGGGTGCGCCCGCTTCTTGGGCTCTCCGGCCAGTACGCCGCGGTGGACGCCTACCTGACAGGCCGGGAGAACCTGCGAATGATCGGCCGCCTGTCCGGCTTGACCCGGCGGGGCGCCAGGCGCAGGGCCGACGAGCTACTGGAACTGCTCGACCTCACGGCGGCCGCTGACCGCACCGCCCGCACCTTGTCGGGCGGGACACGCCGCCGTCTGGACGTCGCCGCGAGCCTGGTCATCCAGCCGCCGGTGTTGTTCCTCGACGAGCCCACCACCGGCCTGGACCCGCGGGGGCGGACCCACCTCTGGCGGCTGCTGGAGGAGGTGGTCGCCAACGGTACCGCCGTGGTGCTGACCACCCAGTACTTGGAGGAGGCGGACCGGCTCGCCGACCAGATCGTGGTCCTCGACAGCGGACAGGTGATCGCCGCCGGCAGCCCGCAGCGGCTCAAGAGCCAGATCGGCGGCGACCGGCTCGAACTGCAGGCCGCGCCCGACACGGATCCTCACCAACTGGCGGTGGCGATGTCCGGGCTCGGCGCCCCACCGAGCGTCGATCGCGGAACAGCTCGCGTTCTGGTTGCGGTGAACGGCGGGCCCGGCATCCTGCCCGACGTTGCCAGGCGGCTGGCCGCCGGTGGACTGCGGGTGACTGAGCTGGCACTGCGCCGCCCGACCCTGGACGAGGTGTTCCTCGCTCTCACCGACCATCCGCGGCCGTCCACGCGTGCCGCAGCCGGCACCGGGACAAAGCCATGA
- a CDS encoding ABC transporter permease has protein sequence MTGRNLRRLVRVPTLIAFATVQPIMFVLLFTYTFGGAIHPPGVTTYIDYVLPGIWVLSLAFGCSQTGVAVADDLATGMIDRFRALPAARSAPLAGRAVADAVRNLFVLALMTGVASLIGFRFHAGLPAALAAIGLALSVGVAFSWIFALLGLLVRDPESAGIGGLLAVIPLIFTSSTFAPVATFPGWLQAFAKINPMTAVVDALRALTLGGLTSEVIWLAVGWVAGLLAAAIPAAVIAFRRAAAS, from the coding sequence GTGACCGGCCGCAACCTGCGCCGGCTGGTCAGGGTGCCGACGCTGATCGCGTTCGCGACCGTGCAGCCAATCATGTTCGTACTGCTGTTCACCTATACGTTCGGCGGCGCAATCCATCCGCCGGGCGTCACGACGTACATCGACTACGTCCTGCCTGGCATCTGGGTGCTGTCCCTCGCATTCGGCTGCTCCCAGACCGGCGTCGCGGTCGCCGACGACCTGGCCACCGGCATGATCGACCGATTCCGGGCACTGCCGGCCGCTCGCTCGGCGCCACTGGCCGGCCGCGCGGTCGCCGACGCTGTCCGCAACCTGTTCGTCCTGGCCCTGATGACCGGCGTCGCCTCGCTGATCGGATTCAGGTTTCACGCCGGCCTACCGGCCGCCCTTGCCGCCATCGGCTTGGCGCTGAGCGTCGGGGTCGCCTTCTCCTGGATCTTCGCCTTGCTCGGGCTCCTGGTACGCGACCCCGAATCCGCCGGGATCGGCGGCCTGCTCGCTGTCATCCCCCTGATCTTCACCAGCTCCACGTTCGCCCCAGTGGCCACCTTTCCCGGCTGGCTACAGGCCTTCGCAAAGATCAACCCCATGACTGCGGTTGTGGATGCGCTTCGCGCGCTGACCCTCGGCGGACTCACCTCGGAGGTCATATGGCTGGCCGTGGGGTGGGTCGCCGGGTTGCTCGCCGCCGCCATCCCGGCCGCGGTCATCGCATTCCGCAGAGCGGCCGCCTCCTGA
- a CDS encoding 4-oxalocrotonate tautomerase family protein, which translates to MPFANLKVPADTLTPESKKKLIDAVTDAYADVYGERARATTLVLVDEVAEGGWGLGGNILTAEMLGRS; encoded by the coding sequence ATGCCTTTCGCCAACCTCAAAGTTCCCGCTGACACCCTGACGCCCGAGTCGAAGAAGAAGCTCATCGACGCCGTGACCGACGCCTACGCGGACGTCTACGGCGAGCGCGCCCGCGCGACCACGCTCGTGCTGGTCGACGAGGTTGCCGAAGGCGGCTGGGGCCTTGGCGGCAACATTCTGACCGCCGAGATGCTCGGCCGCAGCTGA
- a CDS encoding SDR family oxidoreductase, whose amino-acid sequence MPAGKKVILVTGASSGFGRLTAQTLARSGHRVVAGMRATQTRNAAAAHELDELGSIENLTLSAVELDVQSQSSADEAIAVILERHGRLDVVVHNAGHMVLGPAEAFTPEQLAAVYDINVVGTQRVNRAALPTLRGQGAGLLVWVGSSSTRGGHPPFLAPYFAAKAAMDALAESYAAELIRFGIGTTIVVPGAFTSGTNHFAHAGHPQDTTTEAAYDGLYGEIRALIDRRLPALVPPDANVQSVADEIARVVDLPDDSRPFRTHIDPSRDGSEVVSVVADRIRAEFYRRLGVEGLLPSNAAL is encoded by the coding sequence ATGCCTGCCGGGAAAAAGGTCATCCTGGTCACCGGCGCCTCCAGCGGCTTCGGCAGGCTGACCGCCCAGACCCTGGCACGCTCCGGCCACCGTGTCGTGGCCGGTATGAGAGCAACCCAGACACGTAACGCAGCAGCGGCGCACGAACTCGACGAGCTGGGCAGCATCGAGAATCTGACGCTCTCCGCCGTGGAGCTCGATGTGCAGTCACAATCCTCCGCCGACGAGGCCATCGCCGTGATCCTCGAGCGCCACGGCCGGCTCGATGTGGTGGTGCACAACGCTGGTCACATGGTTCTGGGACCGGCCGAGGCATTCACGCCCGAGCAACTCGCTGCCGTGTACGACATCAATGTGGTGGGCACTCAGCGGGTCAACCGTGCCGCCCTGCCCACCCTGCGCGGCCAAGGCGCCGGGCTGCTGGTCTGGGTCGGCAGTTCCTCAACCCGCGGCGGTCACCCACCGTTCCTGGCGCCCTACTTCGCGGCCAAGGCGGCGATGGACGCCCTGGCCGAGAGCTACGCCGCTGAGCTGATCCGTTTCGGCATCGGCACCACGATCGTCGTGCCCGGCGCTTTCACCTCGGGAACCAACCACTTTGCGCACGCCGGTCATCCGCAGGACACAACCACCGAGGCTGCGTACGACGGTCTTTACGGTGAGATCCGTGCCTTGATCGACCGGCGTTTGCCGGCACTCGTCCCGCCTGACGCCAACGTGCAGTCGGTGGCCGACGAGATCGCCCGCGTCGTCGACCTGCCGGATGACTCTCGGCCCTTCCGGACCCACATCGATCCGAGCCGCGACGGCAGCGAGGTCGTCTCCGTGGTGGCCGACCGGATCCGGGCTGAGTTCTACCGCAGACTCGGCGTCGAGGGTCTGCTGCCCTCGAACGCCGCGCTTTGA
- a CDS encoding SDR family oxidoreductase: MADQRVAVVTGASRGIGRAIATTLAADGQAVVVGYAGNEAAAKEVVEEIAAAGGKAIAAQADVAEEDEVSAMFDLAVDAFGGVDVVVNSAGKLALSPIAELDLDVLDDLHRTNIRGSFVIARESARRIRAGGAIVMLSTSVVGLQFPNYGAYVASKAAVEAMMLILARELRGRDVTVNAVAPGPTATELFFEGKDEATIERLAKQPPLERLGAPADIADVVAFLAGPGGRWVNGQVLRANGGII, translated from the coding sequence ATGGCAGATCAGAGGGTCGCTGTTGTTACCGGAGCGTCGCGCGGTATCGGCCGCGCCATCGCCACCACCCTTGCCGCGGACGGTCAAGCGGTCGTCGTCGGCTATGCCGGCAACGAGGCGGCGGCGAAGGAGGTCGTCGAGGAGATCGCCGCCGCTGGAGGCAAGGCGATCGCGGCGCAGGCCGATGTGGCCGAGGAGGATGAGGTGTCGGCAATGTTCGACCTCGCCGTCGATGCGTTCGGCGGCGTCGATGTGGTCGTCAACTCCGCGGGGAAACTGGCGCTGTCACCGATCGCCGAGCTGGACCTCGACGTGCTCGACGACTTGCACCGGACCAACATCCGCGGGTCCTTTGTGATCGCTCGCGAGTCCGCTCGCCGCATTCGTGCCGGTGGCGCGATCGTGATGCTGTCGACATCGGTGGTCGGTCTGCAGTTCCCGAATTACGGCGCATACGTCGCCAGTAAGGCCGCGGTCGAGGCCATGATGCTGATCCTGGCCCGGGAGCTTCGCGGCCGCGATGTCACCGTCAACGCTGTCGCACCCGGTCCGACCGCCACAGAGTTGTTCTTCGAGGGCAAGGACGAGGCGACCATCGAGCGGCTGGCCAAGCAGCCCCCGCTCGAGCGGCTCGGCGCCCCGGCGGACATCGCGGACGTCGTCGCTTTCCTTGCCGGCCCGGGCGGACGGTGGGTCAACGGTCAGGTTCTGCGCGCCAACGGGGGCATCATCTGA
- a CDS encoding type II toxin-antitoxin system prevent-host-death family antitoxin, with product MAKGRVDWAHVDWPAPLRDAVLRWGTPVGVEDARKDWARLIDSAQARVPTLITYERSGWMWAVLVPLTELNEPPALLPSHQVSEARPKIAELLRAAHAGTPQLLRRHNTAVAALMSTTPSERLNVEELLRAGATITLQHDPGDPGDVSEDGNVGRLPQPETFRAIAVDPSGAHIGASTGASVAHALARLRRPPAEPPIEYGETAPA from the coding sequence ATGGCGAAGGGGCGCGTGGATTGGGCGCACGTCGACTGGCCGGCGCCGTTGCGCGACGCCGTCCTCCGGTGGGGTACGCCGGTCGGGGTGGAGGATGCCCGTAAAGACTGGGCGCGGTTGATCGACTCGGCGCAGGCAAGGGTACCGACGTTGATCACCTACGAGCGCAGCGGCTGGATGTGGGCGGTGCTGGTGCCGCTGACCGAGTTGAACGAGCCGCCGGCACTCCTGCCTTCTCATCAGGTGTCGGAGGCACGACCGAAGATCGCCGAGCTGTTACGCGCAGCTCACGCCGGCACGCCGCAACTGCTGCGCCGCCACAACACGGCGGTCGCGGCGCTCATGAGCACGACTCCCAGCGAACGGCTGAACGTCGAAGAGCTGCTGCGCGCCGGAGCGACTATCACCCTGCAACACGACCCCGGCGATCCGGGAGACGTGAGCGAGGACGGCAACGTCGGCCGGTTGCCGCAGCCGGAAACCTTCCGGGCCATCGCGGTCGACCCGTCCGGCGCTCACATCGGCGCGAGCACCGGCGCCAGCGTCGCCCACGCCCTCGCCCGCCTACGCCGTCCGCCCGCAGAACCACCCATCGAGTACGGCGAGACCGCCCCGGCCTGA